One region of Cucurbita pepo subsp. pepo cultivar mu-cu-16 chromosome LG03, ASM280686v2, whole genome shotgun sequence genomic DNA includes:
- the LOC111790310 gene encoding E3 ubiquitin-protein ligase RHA1B-like, with product MNRRVIPFLFAVPQTEPESESSLSPTAMGYPVGYADVFFSNAFLHLLVLLGYIRSLIISLFRILGLPDFLESNVVWPQNPTPIIDDHSVLPIRIEEFFPVVKFSDIFDAAGAGFPPECCAVCLCEFEDDEEVRFLKNCKHIFHKECLDGWMIRDQRSCPLCRTLIVPEGSIPPLVDFAGCSEFSGDYS from the coding sequence ATGAACCGCCGTGTAATCCCCTTTCTCTTTGCTGTTCCACAAACAGAGCCGGAATCGgaatcttctctctctccgACCGCCATGGGCTATCCCGTAGGCTATGCCGACGTATTTTTCTCCAACGCCTTCCTCCATCTCCTCGTCCTTCTCGGCTATATTCGAAGCCTCATTATTTCGCTCTTCCGAATCCTAGGGCTTCCCGATTTTCTCGAATCCAACGTCGTTTGGCCTCAAAATCCAACCCCGATCATCGACGATCATTCCGTATTGCCGATCCGAATCGAGGAATTCTTTCCCGTGGTAAAATTCTCCGACATTTTCGACGCCGCCGGAGCCGGATTTCCACCGGAATGTTGCGCCGTTTGTCTCTGTGAGTTCGAGGACGACGAGGAGGTTAGGTTTTTGAAGAATTGCAAACACATTTTTCATAAGGAGTGTTTGGACGGATGGATGATTCGAGATCAGAGAAGCTGTCCACTCTGTAGAACCCTGATCGTGCCGGAGGGGTCGATTCCGCCGCTTGTGGATTTTGCCGGTTGTTCtgagttttccggcgactatagctaa